TTTGCACATCTCCTCCCGCTTGTTCCAAAGGGACAAACATTCCGATAGCAGCAGAATTGTCAAATCCTTTGCAAAGCTCCCACGGATTACCCATTTCACGGTATTTACGCTGAAGATCACGTGCCGTAAAATCGATCCCAACAGTCACCGCATCATAATAACGATGCGCAAACCGAGGTGCTATATTTTTTCCTAAACGGCAAATACGTATCACTACTTCCGTTTCATAATGAACTTCATTTGAGAAATCTGGAATAAAAAAAGGCTTTCCATCCTTTAATATGGCCGAATCAGGCTTCATGAAGATAACCGGCTCCTTGTTTACCTCCTTATGTCCAAGTTCCTCATTATGCCGGGCATAATTCATTCCTACAGCTATAATCTTCATTACTTGATTTCGTTAAAATTCAGACGATTAAACATTACTGCTAAATGGGCATACAGGGAAGTATTTTGAACAACAATATCTTCGGGAACACGGATGCGGAACGGAGTAAAGTTCCATACAGCTTTAATACCACCCACTATCATGGTATCTGTTATACGCTGTGCTATCTCAATAGGTACGGTCAACACACCGATATTGACATTATACTCTTTCATCTTCCGT
Above is a window of Bacteroides helcogenes P 36-108 DNA encoding:
- a CDS encoding fumarylacetoacetate hydrolase family protein, which gives rise to MKIIAVGMNYARHNEELGHKEVNKEPVIFMKPDSAILKDGKPFFIPDFSNEVHYETEVVIRICRLGKNIAPRFAHRYYDAVTVGIDFTARDLQRKYREMGNPWELCKGFDNSAAIGMFVPLEQAGGDVQNLNFHLTIDEKEVQRGSTSDMLFGVDDIIAYVSRFMTLKIGDLLFTGTPMGVGPVSIGQHLQGYLGKSKLLDFYIR